GTGTTTGCCCTCCATGGAGATTGCAACAGACATCCCCGGAATACCTTGCTTTTTCATCAACGGTTTAATGATGTTATCGACATCCTGTTGGCTTAACGCGTTGGCTGAAAGAGTCGTAAAAGCCAAACTAAGAGCGACAAAAATCCGCCCCTGACGAAAAATATTTTTCATAGAGTTGTCCAATTAAATAAAAGTTTAAGTTATTGCTAACTGATTTTGAAAAGTGCTTCTGTGCGACGGATAACTACCGTAATATCACAATTAGCTAGCTCAAGTAGTTGTTGAGCAAGAGTATGCGTGTTTTAAATTATTTTTTAAAACGATATAAAATTCGATGAGCCAAAAGAAAATCTTATGTCAGGAAATTATCGTCATCGCCTTCCGCTGAATGCACTTCGCGCATTTGAGGCGTCTGCTCGGCATTTAAGTTTTACGCGAGCGGGGCTGGAATTGAATGTGACTCAGGCTGCGGTAAGCCAGCAAGTTCGCTTGTTGGAGGAGCAATTAGGGTTAGAGTTATTTATTCGCTTATCAAGAGGTTTGGCGTTAACAGATGAAGGCTTGGCTTTATTGCCCGTATTGAGCCGTTCTTTTGATCAAATCGAGGCATTATTAACGCAATTTGAAGATGGCCATTACCATGAAGTACTGAGTATTTCGGTGGTAGGTACCTTTGCTGTCGGCTGGTTGTTACCCCGTTTAAGCAAGTTTTCTAACTTATATCCCTATATCGATTTGCGGATTATGACCCACAATAACGTGGTCAATTTGGCGGCAGAGGGTGTTGACTTTGCCATCCGCTTTGGTGAGGGCTTATGGCCATTGGTGGAAAATACACCTTTATTTTCGACTTCCCATACGGTGTTATGCACAGAAAAAGTTGCTGTCAATTTAGCATCACCACTGGACTTAAAAGACCACAATTTACTGCGATCTTATCGTAAAGATGAGTGGGAAAAATGGTTTTTTGCCGCACAAATAGATCCATGGCGAGTGAAAGGGCCTGTGTTTGACTCTTCGCGCTTAATGGTTGAAGCGGCGATACTCACAGATGGTGTCGCATTAGTGCCAAGTTGTATGTTTGAGCATGAACTCAGCGCTGGAACGCTTGTTCAGCCTTTTGATATCGGGGTCACATTGGGTGGTTACTGGCTAAGCCGTTTAAAGTCAAAGCCGATGACTTCAGCAATGAATATTTTCCAGCAATGGATACTAGCAGAGGCACAACATTGTTAAGCCAGCACAATAATGTGACTGGCTTAGGTGGGGGTATTTTGCAGCTTATCTGAATGGTATGCTTTAAAATACGAGCGTTTCGGCCTCATAGAAACTTTTTTTGTCATGAATAACATTGTTGGCATGATGTAATGGATTATAGTCAGAGAAAAAGTAGGCGGGGTCGATATCGAATATTTGGCAAAGTTGGAATAGCGTATCAACATGGATATTTACTTCCCCATTTTCATAGCGAGATTGATGTTGTTGGCTAATACCTAACAAAGCACTGAGCTCCTTGCCACTCATGCCGTAACTTTCTCTTAATGACCTAATTTTCACACCTACTGATGTGGATATTTTTTTGCTCATAATATGCCTTAATAAATAGTTAATTAATATTCCATTGGGTGTTTTTACTTATTCTAATTTTGTTAATTCTTTTATGTCTTTATTAGATAGTAAATCATAAAAGTTAACTTCAAAGTAATTAACATATTGTGCTAAACGATCTAAATTAATGCGATTTATCCCCCGTTCGTATCTTGATTGTTGTTGTTCACTAATCCCAAAATCATTAGCAATTTTAGATAATGGAATTCCTTTCATTTTCCGATAATAAGTTATTTTACGACCGACTAATTTTGATGCAGGGTAATATTTCTGCATGGTAGACTCCTTTTATATCGATAAAACTATTTAAAAGTGATTGGTTTGATATAAAAAAGGATATTAACTAAAAGTTAGATTTTTATATTAAGTTATTACTCTAGCAAAGAGTAATTGGTATTAACATAGGGTTTAATTATTAAATTTTGAAAAATTAACTTGATATTAAAATTCAACCAAATTAATTCCAAATTGAAACATAATACTCACTATTTGACATGTATAAAAAATTCTTATTAATAAATAAATGCTGATGAGTATAATTTCGATTATTCATATCTGATGTTTATAGTTGCTGTACTATTTGCAGTACCAGGTGTTATTTTATTCGCAGTTTTGACATAGCGCGCTTTCCAATTGAAGTTATAATCGCCATTTGCAACATTGTTTTGCAACGTGAATTTTGAATTGAG
The window above is part of the Providencia sp. R33 genome. Proteins encoded here:
- a CDS encoding LysR substrate-binding domain-containing protein, whose translation is MSGNYRHRLPLNALRAFEASARHLSFTRAGLELNVTQAAVSQQVRLLEEQLGLELFIRLSRGLALTDEGLALLPVLSRSFDQIEALLTQFEDGHYHEVLSISVVGTFAVGWLLPRLSKFSNLYPYIDLRIMTHNNVVNLAAEGVDFAIRFGEGLWPLVENTPLFSTSHTVLCTEKVAVNLASPLDLKDHNLLRSYRKDEWEKWFFAAQIDPWRVKGPVFDSSRLMVEAAILTDGVALVPSCMFEHELSAGTLVQPFDIGVTLGGYWLSRLKSKPMTSAMNIFQQWILAEAQHC
- a CDS encoding helix-turn-helix domain-containing protein, coding for MSKKISTSVGVKIRSLRESYGMSGKELSALLGISQQHQSRYENGEVNIHVDTLFQLCQIFDIDPAYFFSDYNPLHHANNVIHDKKSFYEAETLVF
- a CDS encoding helix-turn-helix domain-containing protein, with translation MQKYYPASKLVGRKITYYRKMKGIPLSKIANDFGISEQQQSRYERGINRINLDRLAQYVNYFEVNFYDLLSNKDIKELTKLE